A region from the Flavobacterium enshiense genome encodes:
- a CDS encoding putative quinol monooxygenase, with the protein MFVRIVKLSFHEENIPAFLENFEQMKEKIRNAPGNRLLELYQDKNNPCIFFTYSYWEKEQDLENYRNSELFYDVWTFTKKLFNDKPEAWSVDKLVTLE; encoded by the coding sequence ATGTTTGTACGCATTGTAAAGCTGAGTTTTCACGAAGAGAATATCCCTGCATTCCTGGAGAATTTTGAACAAATGAAAGAGAAAATCCGAAACGCACCGGGAAACCGTTTACTTGAACTATATCAGGACAAAAACAATCCGTGTATATTTTTCACTTACAGCTATTGGGAAAAAGAGCAGGATCTGGAAAATTACAGAAATTCCGAATTGTTCTACGACGTTTGGACATTCACAAAAAAACTGTTCAACGACAAACCCGAAGCGTGGAGCGTGGACAAGTTAGTTACTTTAGAATAA
- a CDS encoding DUF4494 domain-containing protein: MSTIWYECKVKYRKTDENGVQKVTTEPYLVDALSYTEAETRINQEMSAYVSEEFKITNIKVANYSEIHPFENTDRWFKSKVSLLAYDEESGKERKTNLYLLVQANDIKEAFDNTTYAMKNTMGEYTIPAISESPILDVFPYFSGEEGSLEQLEKFNAVKASKLERGNGVEILDPMEFEIAVED, encoded by the coding sequence ATGAGCACAATTTGGTATGAATGCAAGGTAAAATACAGAAAGACAGATGAAAATGGAGTACAAAAAGTCACTACAGAACCTTACTTGGTAGATGCTTTATCTTATACAGAAGCAGAAACAAGAATCAATCAGGAGATGTCAGCTTATGTTAGTGAAGAGTTTAAAATCACGAATATAAAAGTGGCTAATTATTCAGAAATACATCCTTTCGAAAATACAGACAGATGGTTTAAGTCAAAAGTTTCCTTGCTGGCTTATGATGAAGAAAGCGGGAAAGAACGAAAAACAAATCTGTATTTACTGGTGCAGGCCAATGATATTAAAGAAGCTTTCGATAATACTACTTATGCAATGAAAAACACCATGGGGGAGTATACGATACCGGCTATTTCGGAATCTCCGATTTTAGATGTTTTTCCTTATTTCAGCGGGGAAGAAGGAAGTCTTGAACAATTGGAGAAATTTAATGCTGTCAAAGCATCTAAATTGGAAAGAGGGAATGGAGTGGAAATTTTGGATCCTATGGAATTTGAAATTGCGGTAGAAGACTAA
- the dnaN gene encoding DNA polymerase III subunit beta encodes MKFIVSSSYLLKQLQVLGSVINSSNTLPILDNFLFELDNNQLRVSASDLETTMSSTLEIDSTSQGSVAVPAKLLLEILKTFPEQPLTFTVEDNNTIEISSNSGKYALAYAPGEEFPKAVVLEEPSSTLVPAEVLATAVSKTIFAAGNDDLRPVMSGVFFQFSTEGLIFVATDAHKLVKYARADVKASQAADFIMPKKPLNILKGILATSDAEVKIEYNDSNATFSFDNYTLTCRLIDGKYPNYEAVIPKENPNKLVMDRSQFLSSVRRVAIFANKTTHQIRLKIAGAELNISAEDIDYSNKAEERLTCDYQGDDMQIGFNSRFLTEMLTNLQSDEIQLEMSLPNRAGILTPVDGLDEGETVTMLVMPVMLNN; translated from the coding sequence ATGAAGTTTATTGTATCCAGTTCCTATTTGTTAAAACAGCTACAGGTTTTAGGTAGTGTAATCAACAGCAGCAACACCCTGCCTATTTTAGATAATTTCTTATTTGAATTAGACAACAACCAGTTACGTGTTTCAGCATCTGATTTAGAGACTACCATGTCTTCTACTTTAGAAATTGATTCTACCAGTCAAGGCAGCGTAGCCGTTCCGGCAAAATTATTATTGGAAATACTTAAAACGTTCCCTGAGCAGCCTTTAACATTCACTGTTGAGGATAACAATACTATCGAAATCAGCTCTAATTCGGGTAAATATGCATTAGCATACGCTCCGGGAGAAGAATTCCCTAAAGCTGTTGTTTTAGAAGAACCGTCTTCAACATTAGTTCCTGCCGAAGTATTGGCAACTGCGGTAAGCAAAACCATTTTCGCAGCCGGAAACGATGATTTACGTCCGGTAATGTCAGGAGTTTTCTTCCAGTTCTCTACAGAAGGATTGATTTTCGTAGCAACGGATGCTCATAAATTGGTAAAATACGCCCGTGCAGATGTAAAAGCATCGCAGGCTGCCGATTTCATTATGCCGAAAAAACCTTTGAACATTTTAAAAGGAATCCTTGCAACATCAGATGCAGAAGTAAAAATCGAATACAACGATTCTAATGCAACTTTCTCTTTTGACAACTATACATTAACATGTCGTTTAATTGATGGTAAATACCCTAATTATGAAGCGGTAATTCCAAAAGAGAACCCTAATAAACTGGTTATGGACAGATCACAATTTTTAAGCTCTGTTCGTCGTGTGGCTATCTTCGCCAACAAAACCACGCACCAAATACGTTTAAAAATTGCGGGAGCTGAATTGAATATTTCAGCAGAAGATATCGATTACTCAAACAAAGCTGAAGAGCGTTTAACATGTGATTATCAAGGTGACGATATGCAGATTGGTTTCAACTCACGTTTCTTAACAGAGATGCTTACAAACTTACAATCGGATGAAATCCAATTGGAAATGTCTTTACCAAACCGCGCCGGAATCCTTACTCCTGTTGACGGATTAGACGAAGGCGAAACAGTTACCATGTTGGTAATGCCGGTAATGTTGAATAATTAG
- the gldG gene encoding gliding motility-associated ABC transporter substrate-binding protein GldG — MKEAKKQGLKQLGLLIAGLIAINVFGNYFFKRFDLTADKRYTLSEASLNIIKQIDSPLYIDVFLEGQFPAEFKRLQGETRQTLEEFKAYNSNIIFQFVNPLEKEEEREANMKMLYQRGLTPVSITVDDKGKQSQEVVFPWAIATYNGKSTKVQLLKNMMGASTEEKVVSSVQHLEYALADAFNKITKAKEKKIAVIKGIGELHDIQIADFLKTIRESYYIGPFTMDSVAKSPQRSLEALKKYDLAIIAKPSKRFTEEEKEVLDQFILNGGKTLWMVDDVQAEMDSLYNESGAILAYPKDLNLTDMFFKYGVRINPTLVKDEQATPIKLATGEPGSKTEYQQYPWKYAPFVYPQSQHPIVKNIEGVKFDFVNPIELLKNDIKKTVLMESSKYSKAVGVPTEVNLEMVTEETSPKDYPPGSGSLPVAVLLEGKFHSMYENRVLPFKDKSFVNQGKNNKMIIISDGDVIKNQLDQAYQPLELGYDKWTNNLFGNKEFLLNCINYLLDDNGLINIRGKDVDLPLLDKEKVHENYTFTQAVTVGLPIVVLAIFGFLFTFLRKRKYAR; from the coding sequence ATGAAAGAAGCTAAAAAACAAGGATTAAAGCAATTAGGATTACTGATCGCCGGATTAATTGCCATTAACGTTTTCGGAAATTACTTTTTCAAACGATTCGATTTAACAGCAGACAAACGATATACTTTATCGGAAGCCTCGTTGAACATCATCAAACAAATTGACAGTCCGCTTTACATTGATGTATTTTTAGAAGGTCAGTTCCCAGCTGAATTCAAGCGTTTACAAGGAGAAACCCGGCAGACCTTAGAAGAATTCAAAGCCTACAACTCCAACATCATTTTCCAGTTTGTAAATCCATTGGAAAAAGAAGAAGAGCGCGAGGCCAATATGAAAATGCTGTATCAAAGAGGTTTAACACCTGTAAGCATCACGGTTGATGACAAAGGAAAACAATCTCAGGAAGTGGTTTTCCCTTGGGCTATTGCAACCTACAACGGTAAAAGCACTAAAGTACAATTGCTGAAAAACATGATGGGCGCTTCTACGGAAGAAAAAGTAGTGAGTTCCGTTCAGCATTTGGAATACGCTTTAGCCGATGCTTTCAATAAAATCACTAAAGCGAAAGAAAAGAAAATCGCTGTAATCAAAGGTATTGGCGAATTGCACGACATTCAGATTGCGGATTTCCTGAAAACGATCCGCGAAAGCTATTATATCGGGCCGTTTACGATGGATTCCGTAGCTAAGAGTCCACAGCGCTCGCTTGAAGCTCTTAAAAAATATGATTTAGCCATTATTGCTAAACCATCCAAACGCTTTACTGAAGAAGAAAAAGAAGTGCTGGATCAATTCATCCTTAACGGAGGAAAAACACTTTGGATGGTAGATGATGTTCAGGCGGAAATGGACAGTCTATACAATGAATCAGGTGCTATTTTGGCCTATCCGAAAGATTTGAACCTTACCGACATGTTCTTCAAATATGGTGTGCGAATCAATCCAACGCTGGTAAAAGACGAACAGGCGACGCCAATAAAACTGGCAACAGGAGAACCAGGAAGCAAGACAGAATACCAGCAATACCCTTGGAAATATGCACCTTTTGTATATCCGCAATCGCAGCATCCAATCGTAAAAAATATTGAAGGAGTTAAATTTGATTTCGTCAATCCGATTGAATTGCTTAAAAACGATATTAAGAAAACTGTTTTAATGGAATCATCCAAATATTCCAAAGCCGTTGGGGTTCCAACCGAAGTTAACCTTGAAATGGTAACGGAAGAAACCAGTCCTAAAGACTATCCTCCAGGAAGTGGTTCATTACCTGTAGCCGTATTATTGGAAGGAAAATTCCATTCGATGTATGAAAACCGCGTACTTCCTTTTAAAGACAAATCATTTGTAAATCAGGGAAAAAACAACAAGATGATTATTATTTCCGACGGTGATGTAATTAAAAACCAGTTGGATCAGGCTTACCAACCTTTGGAATTGGGTTATGACAAATGGACGAATAACCTGTTCGGAAACAAGGAGTTCTTATTAAACTGTATAAATTATCTGCTTGATGACAACGGACTTATCAACATTCGTGGCAAGGACGTAGATCTTCCATTATTGGACAAAGAAAAAGTACACGAAAATTATACGTTCACACAAGCTGTAACTGTCGGATTACCAATAGTTGTGCTGGCTATTTTCGGATTCCTGTTTACCTTCTTGAGAAAGCGTAAATATGCCCGCTAG
- a CDS encoding protein-L-isoaspartate(D-aspartate) O-methyltransferase produces MKSALFLLLIGALFSTQTDNFSKKRGEMVKNQIQNRGVKDAAVLDAMRKVPRHRFVPSDKVSDAYGDGPLPIGYGQTISQPYIVAYMTEIINPKPAHRVLEIGTGSGYQAAVLSEIVSKVYTVEIVDELSKQAASRLSNLNYKNVHVKTADGYYGWKEHAPYDAIVVTAAAEHIPPPLIEQLKEGGKMIIPVGSPFMVQELMLIEKSKGKIRTSAKMPVRFVPFTRK; encoded by the coding sequence ATGAAGTCTGCATTATTTTTATTACTAATAGGAGCGTTGTTTTCGACCCAGACAGACAATTTTTCAAAGAAACGTGGAGAAATGGTGAAGAATCAGATACAAAACAGGGGCGTAAAAGATGCTGCAGTGCTTGATGCAATGCGAAAAGTACCACGCCATCGCTTTGTTCCATCTGATAAAGTTTCGGATGCTTATGGAGATGGTCCATTACCTATTGGTTATGGTCAAACCATATCCCAACCATATATAGTTGCGTATATGACAGAAATAATAAATCCGAAACCTGCTCACCGCGTGCTTGAAATTGGCACGGGATCAGGCTATCAGGCAGCAGTACTGTCTGAAATTGTAAGTAAAGTTTACACCGTTGAGATTGTTGATGAATTGAGCAAACAGGCGGCCAGCCGTCTTTCCAATTTGAACTATAAAAATGTGCATGTTAAAACCGCTGACGGATATTATGGCTGGAAAGAACATGCTCCTTATGATGCCATTGTTGTTACAGCTGCTGCAGAACATATTCCGCCACCATTAATTGAACAGCTCAAAGAAGGAGGGAAAATGATTATTCCGGTAGGATCGCCTTTTATGGTTCAGGAACTTATGTTAATAGAAAAGTCCAAGGGAAAGATTCGGACATCGGCAAAGATGCCTGTGCGGTTTGTTCCTTTTACAAGAAAATAA
- a CDS encoding PhoH family protein, which produces MNERTIELTDITPKEFWGAQDAHLEVIKKLYPKLKIVARGTLVKAYGEKEILDEFEIRFNRLINHFSRYNSIDDNVIERIVQTNSQDEQRMADHDKILVHGLGGKLIKAMTPNQQKLVDYVTKNDMVFAVGPAGTGKTYTGVALAVKALKEKQVKRIILTRPAVEAGENLGFLPGDMKEKLDPYMQPLYDALRDMIPPQTLDDYIMKGIIQIAPLAFMRGRTLDNAFVILDEAQNTTHSQMKMFLTRMGKNAKFIITGDPGQVDLPRRTISGLKEALLVLKDIEGIGIIYLDDKDIVRHRLVKKVIDAYKSIENND; this is translated from the coding sequence TTGAACGAAAGAACCATCGAATTGACAGACATCACTCCCAAAGAATTTTGGGGTGCTCAAGATGCACATCTTGAAGTAATTAAAAAATTATACCCGAAATTAAAAATTGTAGCCCGGGGCACGCTGGTGAAAGCCTACGGAGAAAAGGAAATTTTGGATGAATTTGAGATACGCTTTAATCGCTTAATCAATCATTTTTCGCGTTACAATTCCATTGACGACAATGTAATTGAGCGCATTGTGCAAACGAACAGTCAGGACGAGCAACGTATGGCGGATCATGACAAAATTCTGGTACATGGATTAGGAGGTAAGTTGATTAAAGCCATGACGCCTAATCAGCAAAAATTAGTTGATTATGTAACCAAAAATGATATGGTATTTGCCGTAGGTCCTGCCGGAACAGGGAAAACTTACACTGGAGTGGCTTTGGCAGTAAAAGCCTTAAAGGAGAAACAGGTAAAACGAATCATTTTAACGCGTCCTGCCGTTGAAGCCGGCGAAAATTTAGGTTTCCTTCCCGGTGATATGAAGGAAAAGTTAGATCCGTATATGCAGCCGTTGTATGACGCTCTGCGTGATATGATACCACCGCAAACACTGGATGATTATATCATGAAAGGAATTATTCAGATTGCACCGTTGGCATTTATGCGTGGACGTACATTGGATAACGCATTTGTAATTTTAGATGAGGCACAAAACACCACGCACTCGCAAATGAAAATGTTTCTTACACGTATGGGTAAGAATGCTAAGTTTATCATTACGGGAGATCCCGGGCAGGTGGATTTACCTAGAAGAACAATTTCCGGTTTAAAAGAAGCTTTATTGGTACTGAAAGATATTGAAGGAATCGGAATCATCTATCTTGATGATAAAGATATTGTACGCCACCGATTAGTTAAGAAGGTAATTGATGCTTATAAGAGCATTGAAAATAACGATTAA
- a CDS encoding DUF4136 domain-containing protein, producing the protein MKTIRHFLLLFLAISALLISCNSVTVQTDYDKSVDFSKYKTFSFYELADKSGSISQLNKNRIINAVQAEMIKKGLTVSADNPDVLVNITTILTDKKSVTANTDYYNYGGYYRPYHWGGGYVGSTTTYNVYEYKEGSLIIDVVDASNKQLIWQGIGNKEIDSPSKNPDKNITEAVAKILENYPPKPKK; encoded by the coding sequence ATGAAAACAATTAGACATTTCTTACTACTTTTTCTGGCAATCTCTGCATTATTAATTTCCTGCAACTCAGTAACCGTACAAACCGACTACGACAAATCGGTTGATTTTTCAAAATACAAAACCTTTTCTTTTTATGAATTGGCGGACAAAAGTGGATCCATAAGCCAATTAAACAAAAACCGAATTATTAATGCCGTGCAAGCTGAAATGATAAAAAAAGGCTTGACTGTATCAGCAGATAACCCCGATGTTTTAGTTAACATCACTACTATTTTGACAGACAAAAAATCAGTTACGGCTAATACCGATTATTACAATTACGGAGGATACTATCGCCCTTACCATTGGGGAGGCGGATATGTAGGCAGCACAACCACATATAACGTTTATGAATACAAAGAAGGCTCCCTGATTATTGATGTTGTCGATGCTTCCAACAAGCAACTGATATGGCAAGGCATAGGCAATAAGGAAATAGATTCGCCTTCTAAAAATCCGGACAAGAACATAACTGAAGCGGTTGCTAAAATCCTGGAGAATTATCCTCCAAAACCAAAAAAATGA
- a CDS encoding SAM hydrolase/SAM-dependent halogenase family protein, protein MSIITLTTDFGLKDHFVGALKGKIITEHPQAQIFDISHNVDLFNISEASYIISAAYNSFPKQTVHIIGVDSERTPENKHIAMLWNDHYFICADNGILSILTQKIVPQKIVEINVHDRFPEGTSDMEVFVKVACHLSKDGSMSVIGREITSLKTINELQAIVVSDSSSIRGAVVYIDHFGNCVTNISRKLIQDTAKGRSFEIKFGNKTIRSIHKSYSDFKVSDKFTLKDFEGERLALFNEADFLEIAIYKSNPSTVGSATSLLGLKFRDTVTIQFI, encoded by the coding sequence ATGTCAATAATTACGCTAACTACCGATTTCGGCTTGAAAGACCACTTTGTTGGCGCGTTAAAAGGCAAGATTATCACAGAACATCCTCAGGCACAGATTTTTGACATTTCGCATAACGTAGATTTGTTCAATATTTCAGAAGCAAGCTATATCATTAGTGCCGCCTACAACAGCTTTCCGAAACAAACCGTGCATATTATTGGGGTCGATTCAGAACGTACTCCGGAGAATAAACACATTGCTATGCTATGGAACGATCATTATTTTATTTGTGCCGATAACGGCATCCTAAGCATCCTCACCCAAAAAATAGTCCCTCAGAAAATTGTGGAAATCAATGTACATGATCGTTTCCCCGAAGGAACTTCTGATATGGAGGTGTTTGTAAAAGTAGCCTGTCACCTGTCAAAAGACGGTTCAATGAGCGTTATCGGAAGAGAAATTACATCATTAAAAACAATAAATGAGTTGCAGGCTATTGTGGTATCTGACTCCAGCTCCATCAGAGGTGCCGTGGTATACATTGATCATTTCGGAAACTGTGTAACTAATATTTCCCGAAAACTGATTCAGGATACGGCAAAAGGACGCTCTTTCGAGATTAAATTCGGAAATAAAACCATCAGAAGTATCCATAAAAGTTATTCTGATTTTAAAGTATCTGACAAATTCACCCTTAAAGACTTCGAAGGAGAACGGCTGGCACTGTTCAATGAGGCCGATTTTCTGGAAATTGCCATTTACAAAAGTAATCCGTCAACCGTTGGTTCTGCTACTTCTTTGCTAGGCCTGAAGTTCAGGGACACTGTTACTATTCAATTCATATAA
- a CDS encoding formylglycine-generating enzyme family protein, protein MKNKTYLIFAILSISIISILCGYTKFTVPKDKMGEMNCTENPTTLRTSLFEPTIENKYIPSTNKTPKGMVWIPGGEFSMGSNIEDESLCSLKGVTKDASPIHRVYIDGFYMDKTEVTNEEYEKFVKATGYVTVAEQKPTKEEFPTAAEEDLITGSVVFTPTPTAVNLDNFLQWWSYVGKADWKHPEGPGSSIKGREKYPVVHIAYEDALAYATWAGKRLPTEAEWEFAARGGKTGNLYTWGNTLKPNGKFQANIYQGRFPVKEGDTGEDGFKGIAPTAQFTPNTYGLYDMAGNVWEWTNDWYSNDYYQYLSTKEKVSKNPQGPIASNDPSEPDQKKKVHRGGSFLCTDQYCTRYMVGTRGKGEVRSAANHLGFRCVKSK, encoded by the coding sequence ATGAAAAATAAGACTTATTTGATTTTTGCAATACTCAGCATCTCAATTATCTCTATCCTTTGCGGTTATACTAAATTTACTGTTCCAAAAGATAAAATGGGTGAAATGAATTGTACAGAAAACCCAACAACTTTGAGAACATCATTATTTGAGCCAACAATCGAAAATAAATACATTCCTTCCACAAATAAAACTCCGAAAGGAATGGTATGGATACCTGGAGGCGAATTCTCAATGGGCAGTAATATTGAAGATGAAAGTTTATGCAGTTTAAAGGGAGTTACAAAAGATGCTTCACCAATACATCGGGTATATATCGACGGATTTTACATGGACAAAACCGAAGTTACTAATGAAGAATATGAAAAATTTGTAAAAGCAACCGGCTATGTCACCGTAGCAGAACAAAAACCAACCAAAGAAGAATTTCCTACCGCTGCCGAGGAAGATTTAATTACAGGTTCTGTTGTTTTTACTCCGACACCTACCGCAGTAAATCTAGATAATTTCCTTCAATGGTGGAGTTATGTTGGCAAAGCCGACTGGAAACACCCTGAAGGCCCGGGAAGCTCTATAAAAGGAAGAGAGAAATATCCTGTTGTTCACATAGCTTATGAAGATGCATTGGCATATGCTACATGGGCAGGTAAAAGACTGCCAACAGAAGCAGAATGGGAATTTGCCGCCAGAGGTGGAAAAACCGGCAACTTATATACTTGGGGAAATACACTGAAACCAAACGGAAAGTTTCAAGCCAACATATACCAAGGTCGTTTTCCGGTTAAAGAAGGTGATACCGGAGAAGATGGTTTTAAAGGAATCGCTCCAACTGCACAATTTACACCAAATACATACGGCTTATACGACATGGCCGGAAATGTTTGGGAATGGACAAATGACTGGTACAGTAACGACTATTATCAATACCTGAGCACAAAAGAAAAAGTATCAAAAAATCCTCAAGGGCCCATCGCCAGCAATGATCCTTCTGAACCGGATCAAAAGAAAAAAGTGCATCGTGGCGGATCATTTTTATGTACCGACCAATATTGTACCCGTTACATGGTAGGAACAAGAGGGAAAGGCGAAGTGCGCTCAGCTGCAAACCATTTAGGTTTTAGATGTGTCAAAAGCAAGTAA
- the gldF gene encoding gliding motility-associated ABC transporter permease subunit GldF yields MKALLLREIKSFFGSPIGYLVIAIFLLINGLFLWVFEGDFNILKSGFADLSPFFTLAPWILIFLIPAVTMRSFSDEKKQGTIELMLTKPLSTWEIVNGKFFGAFLLIVIAIIPTIIYVFIISDLGNPTGNLDMGSTLGSYFGLLFLIAAYSAIGIFTSTLSDNQIVAFILAVFFCFIFYFGFEGLATYMGDFGSLFSSFGFDYHFKSMSRGVLDTRDILYFVSVTITFLAGTVYQLKSLKW; encoded by the coding sequence ATGAAAGCATTATTACTAAGAGAAATCAAATCCTTTTTCGGTTCGCCAATCGGGTATTTGGTTATCGCTATTTTCCTTTTGATCAACGGATTATTCCTATGGGTCTTTGAAGGAGATTTCAATATTTTAAAAAGCGGATTCGCTGACTTGAGTCCGTTTTTCACTTTAGCTCCGTGGATTTTAATTTTCCTGATTCCTGCTGTAACCATGCGCAGTTTTTCGGATGAGAAAAAACAGGGAACCATCGAATTAATGCTGACCAAACCGTTAAGTACCTGGGAAATCGTAAACGGGAAATTCTTCGGCGCCTTTTTACTGATTGTCATAGCAATCATTCCAACAATCATATATGTTTTCATTATCTCCGATTTAGGAAATCCTACCGGAAACCTTGATATGGGAAGCACTTTAGGTTCATATTTCGGGTTATTGTTCTTAATTGCTGCTTACTCTGCGATTGGAATCTTCACTTCCACCCTTTCAGACAATCAAATTGTTGCTTTTATCCTGGCCGTTTTCTTCTGTTTTATTTTCTATTTCGGATTTGAAGGTTTAGCAACGTATATGGGTGATTTTGGAAGTTTATTTTCAAGCTTCGGATTCGATTATCATTTCAAAAGTATGAGCCGCGGGGTTTTAGACACGCGAGATATTTTATATTTCGTTAGTGTTACCATTACTTTTTTGGCTGGAACAGTGTATCAACTTAAATCTTTGAAATGGTAA
- a CDS encoding universal stress protein — MKKILFPTDFSETANNAFVYALDMAKSIDAEVIVLHVYDLPTVSFGEVPVTLVEIYDSIELDNFENFKDQIPILREIADKHQLGNVKMSHVLRHGDLVRIMKEMCHDEKIDMIVMGTNGASGMQEVFLGSNTGNAIVNVPVTLLSVPNKAKFKLLQNIGFTTTFNDQDSEVLHRVVAIAKKFHAKVKCVTVRTHGFNVTEEGMEFWKAPFKNEPVEFFLIPHDDVKETILDFIEHQHIDMLAMVTHKRNFFQELFTHSLTQKLSYHIETPILAFHESK; from the coding sequence ATGAAAAAGATACTTTTCCCTACCGATTTTTCCGAAACAGCAAACAATGCGTTTGTTTATGCTTTGGATATGGCAAAATCTATCGATGCGGAAGTCATTGTACTCCATGTTTATGATTTGCCTACGGTGTCATTCGGGGAAGTTCCGGTGACATTGGTTGAGATTTACGATTCTATTGAATTGGACAACTTTGAAAATTTTAAGGATCAAATTCCGATTTTACGCGAAATAGCAGATAAACACCAGCTTGGGAATGTTAAGATGAGTCACGTGTTGCGCCACGGTGATTTGGTGCGCATCATGAAAGAAATGTGTCATGACGAAAAAATAGACATGATTGTGATGGGTACTAATGGTGCTTCCGGCATGCAAGAAGTGTTTTTGGGTTCCAATACTGGAAATGCGATTGTGAATGTACCTGTAACACTTTTGAGTGTGCCTAATAAAGCCAAATTCAAATTATTGCAAAATATAGGATTCACTACAACATTCAACGATCAAGATAGTGAAGTATTGCATCGAGTAGTGGCTATTGCTAAGAAATTCCACGCCAAAGTGAAATGTGTAACCGTCAGAACACACGGATTTAATGTAACCGAAGAAGGTATGGAATTTTGGAAAGCGCCATTTAAAAACGAACCGGTGGAGTTCTTTTTGATCCCACACGATGATGTGAAGGAAACCATTCTTGACTTTATCGAGCATCAACACATTGATATGCTGGCGATGGTTACACATAAACGCAACTTCTTCCAGGAATTGTTTACCCACAGCCTGACACAAAAACTTTCTTACCACATCGAAACACCTATTTTAGCGTTTCATGAGAGTAAATAA